Proteins encoded in a region of the Falco rusticolus isolate bFalRus1 chromosome 10, bFalRus1.pri, whole genome shotgun sequence genome:
- the FITM2 gene encoding fat storage-inducing transmembrane protein 2 isoform X1 — protein MERLERCGRWLRAGLAAGQVRRRLPWVLLAIVLLGSALKDGDLVPETPMRNKRNPLNVYFVKVAWAWTLWLLLPFITVTTYQFAKNKFLYGPTKSILIVLRRLSALLVGSAVWYVCTGLFLYIENLTGTCSTPGILSEPRRLYATKQECHQDNGIWNGFDISGHCFLLSYCALMIVEEVAVLEGLSIDHNSKLRVVINILFVSLCFLTMIWVFMFLCTAVYFHDFSQKLLGVLIGLSAWYGTYRFWYLKPFSPGLPLPNIPLSSKKYSYSR, from the exons aTGGAGCGGCTGGAGCGGTGCGGCCGCTGGCTGCGGGCCGGGCTGGCCGCCGGGCAGGTGCGCCGCCggctgccctgggtgctgctcGCCATCGTCCTCCTCGGGTCCGCCCTCAAGGACGGTGACCTGGTCCCCGAGACGCCCATGCGGAACAAGCGCAACCCGCTCAACGT ATATTTTGTGAAGGTGGCTTGGGCATGGACACTCTGGCTTCTGCTGCCCTTCATCACAGTCACCACCTACCAGTTTGCCAAGAACAAGTTCCTCTATGGTCCCACGAAGAGCATTTTGATTGTGTTGCGGCGTCTCAGTGCACTGCTGGTGGGCAGTGCTGTCTGGTATGTCTGCACTGGACTCTTCCTCTATATTGAGAATCTCACTGGCACGTGCTCTACCCCGGGTATACTCAGCGAGCCTCGCCGCCTCTATGCCACCAAGCAGGAATGCCACCAGGACAACGGGATATGGAATGGTTTTGATATCTCAGGGCACTGCTTTCTGCTCTCGTACTGTGCTCTGATGATTGTGGAGGAAGTGGCTGTGCTGGAAGGCTTGTCCATAGACCATAACTCTAAGCTGCGTGTTGTGATCAAcattctgtttgtttccttgtGTTTCCTCACCATGATCTGGGTGTTCATGTTTCTCTGTACTGCCGTGTATTTCCATGACTTCAGTCAAAAGCTTCTCGGTGTGCTGATAGGTCTGTCAGCTTGGTACGGGACATACAGATTTTGGTACTTGAAACCCTTTTCTCCTGGACTACCTCTTCCAAATATACCTTTGAGTTCAAAGAAATACAGTTATAGCAgataa
- the GDAP1L1 gene encoding ganglioside-induced differentiation-associated protein 1-like 1, whose protein sequence is MATPNNVTPTNCSWWPISALENDAGKSTEGEENQDPTDPALKSQDRLVLYHWTQSFSSQKVRLVIAEKGLPCEERDVSMPLMEHKEPWFMRLNLGEEVPVIIHRDNIISDYNQIIDYMEKNFTGENVTQLIPEPGSLLHSRVLQYRELLDSLPMDAYTHGCILHPELTTDSMIPKYATAEIRRHLANASTELMKLDHEEEPQLSEPYLSKQKKLMAKILEHDNVNYLKKILGELGMVLDQIEAELEKRKLEYQGQKCELWLCGCVFTLADVLLGATLHRLKFLGLSKKYWEDGSRPNLQSFFDRIQKRFAFRKVLGDIHTTLLSAVVPNAFRLVKRKPPSFFGASFLMGSLGGMGYFAYWYLKKKYI, encoded by the exons ATGGCGACTCCCAATAATGTTACTCCCACCAACTGCAGCTGGTGGCCCATCTCGGCGCTGGAGAACGACGCAGGGAAATCCACGGAGGGGGAGGAAAATCAGGACCCGACAGACCCCGCTCTCAAATCCCAGGACAGACTGGTTTTGTACCACTGGACCCAGTCCTTCAGCTCGCAGAAG GTGCGGCTGGTCATTGCAGAGAAGGGGCTGCCCTGCGAGGAGCGGGACGTCAGCATGCCCCTGATGGAGCACAAGGAGCCCTGGTTCATGCGGCTCAACCTGGGGGAGGAGGTGCCTGTCATCATCCACAGGGACAACATCATCAGCGACTACAACCAGATCATTGACTACATGGAGAAGAACTTCACAGGAG AAAACGTCACCCAGCTGATCCCCGAGCCGGGCAGCCTGCTGCACTCGCGGGTGCTGCAGTACCGGGAGCTACTGGACTCGCTGCCCATGGACGCCTACACGCACGGCTGCATCCTGCACCCCGAGCTCACCACCGATTCCATGATCCCAAAGTACGCGACCGCTGAGATCCGCA GACATTTAGCTAACGCCAGCACGGAGCTGATGAAGCTGGACCACGAAGAGGAGCCACAGCTGTCGGAGCCCTACCTCTCCAAGCAGAAGAAGCTCATG GCCAAGATTCTGGAGCACGACAACGTGAACTACTTGAAGAAGATCCTTGGCGAACTGGGGATGGTGTTAGACCAGATTGAGGCTGAGCTGGAGAAGCGGAAACTGGAGTACCAAG GGCAGAAGTGTGAACTTTGGCTCTGCGGATGCGTCTTTACTTTGGCTGATGTCTTGTTAGGAGCCACCCTGCACCGCCTCAAGTTTCTGGGACTCTCTAAGAAATACTGGGAAGATGGCAGCAGACCCAACCTACAGTCCTTCTTCGACAGGATACAAAAACGCTTCGCCTTCCGGAAAGTTTTGGGAGATATACATACCACGCTCCTCTCCGCAGTGGTACCCAACGCCTTCAGGCTGGTCAAGCGGAAACCTCCCTCCTTCTTTGGAGCCTCCTTCCTGATGGGATCTCTGGGAGGAATGGGATATTTTGCTTATTggtacttaaagaaaaaatacatctaG
- the FITM2 gene encoding fat storage-inducing transmembrane protein 2 isoform X2 gives MERLERCGRWLRAGLAAGQVRRRLPWVLLAIVLLGSALKDGDLVPETPMRNKRNPLNVYFVKVAWAWTLWLLLPFITVTTYQFAKNKFLYGPTKSILIVLRRLSALLVGSAVW, from the exons aTGGAGCGGCTGGAGCGGTGCGGCCGCTGGCTGCGGGCCGGGCTGGCCGCCGGGCAGGTGCGCCGCCggctgccctgggtgctgctcGCCATCGTCCTCCTCGGGTCCGCCCTCAAGGACGGTGACCTGGTCCCCGAGACGCCCATGCGGAACAAGCGCAACCCGCTCAACGT ATATTTTGTGAAGGTGGCTTGGGCATGGACACTCTGGCTTCTGCTGCCCTTCATCACAGTCACCACCTACCAGTTTGCCAAGAACAAGTTCCTCTATGGTCCCACGAAGAGCATTTTGATTGTGTTGCGGCGTCTCAGTGCACTGCTGGTGGGCAGTGCTGTCTG gtGA